The proteins below are encoded in one region of Myxocyprinus asiaticus isolate MX2 ecotype Aquarium Trade chromosome 13, UBuf_Myxa_2, whole genome shotgun sequence:
- the LOC127450258 gene encoding deoxyhypusine synthase-like: MAHQAPSVARDAVLKESCPLPEELPRIKGYDFNQGVDHKALLQSYLTTGFQASSFAQAVQEINKMIEKRLESLQEEQVGHEGSDSHHSASGCTIFLGYTSNLISSGVRESIRYLAQHKMVDVIVTTAGGIEEDLIKCLAPTYLGEFSLKGKELRQQGINRIGNLLVPNDNYCKFEDWLMPILDQMVLEQKTEGTHWTPSKMIHRLGKEINNPDSVYYWAYKNDIPVFSPALTDGSLGDMIYFHSYKNPGLVLDIVEDIRRLNSKAVFAKSTGMIILGGGLVKHHIANANLMRNGADFAVFVNTGQEFDGSDSGARPDEAVSWGKIRMDATPVKVYADASIVFPLLVAETFAHNANRLIKEKKSD, encoded by the exons ATGGCACATCAGGCTCCCTCGGTGGCGAGGGACGCAGTGTTAAAGGAGAGCTGCCCTCTGCCAGAGGAGTTGCCCCGGATTAAAGGTTATGACTTCAATCAGGGTGTGGACCACAAAGCCCTGCTGCAGTCCTACCTCACCACGGGCTTCCAGGCCAGCAGCTTTGCCCAGGCCGTGCAGGAGATCAATAAAATG ATAGAGAAGCGTTTAGAGTCGTTGCAGGAGGAGCAGGTGGGACATGAGGGCAGCGATTCTCATCACTCTGCTTCAGGATGCACCATCTTCCTGGGCTACACCTCCAACCTGATCAGCTCAGGTGTGCGAGAGAGCATTCGCTACCTTGCACAGCACAAAATG GTAGATGTGATAGTAACCACAGCAGGAGGGATTGAAGAGGACCTTATAAAATGTTTAGCACCCACTTACCTTGGAGAGTTCAGTCTGAAAGGCAAAGAACTACGACAGCAAGGCATTAATAG AATAGGGAATCTCCTGGTACCAAATGATAATTACTGTAAGTTTGAAGACTGGCTGATGCCTATTCTGGACCAAATGGTTCTGGAACAGAAAACAGAG GGCACACACTGGACACCCTCGAAAATGATCCACCGACTCGGCAAAGAAATAAACAACCCAGATTCTGTTTATTACTGGGCCTATAAG AATGACATCCCTGTGTTTAGCCCTGCCCTCACTGATGGCTCATTGGGTGATATGATCTATTTCCATTCATACAAGAACCCTGGACTGGTGCTTGACATTGTGGAGG ATATTCGGAGGTTAAACAGCAAAGCCGTGTTTGCCAAAAGCACAGGGATGATTATTCTCGGGGGAGGTCTCGTCAAACATCATATCGCCAATGCTAATCTCATG AGGAATGGAGCGGATTTTGCTGTATTTGTCAACACTGGTCAGGAGTTCGATGGTTCAGACTCCGGTGCCAGACCGGATGAAGCTGTTTCATGGGGAAAGATCCGCATGGATGCCACACCTGTAAAG GTTTATGCAGATGCCTCTATAGTATTTCCACTCTTAGTTGCTGAAACGTTTGCACACAATGCCAACAGACTGATCAAGGAAAAGAAGAGTGATTGA